Proteins encoded in a region of the Vibrio ponticus genome:
- a CDS encoding tripartite tricarboxylate transporter substrate binding protein, which yields MFKGMKTTLAASIIAASFSFNALAADIDKIHFLIPGGAGGGWDMTARGTGDVLVKEDLVENVSFQNLSGGGGGKAIAHLIETAERQEDTLMVNSTPIVVRSLTGVFPQSFRDLTPVAATIADYGAIVTSPDSPYKTWEDVVKAFGENPRDVKVAGGSARGSMDHLVVAAAFKGEGFDARKVRYIAYDAGGKAMAALLSGETPLLSTGLGEVLEMSKAGQVKVLAVTAPKRLDAAPDIPTLTEYGNETVFANWRGFFAAPGVSQDKINEWNAAFTKMYNTDQWQVVRDRNGWIDNYKADKEFFAFLEDQEKQMGNLMRELGFLK from the coding sequence ATGTTTAAGGGAATGAAAACAACCCTAGCAGCTTCAATCATCGCTGCATCATTTTCGTTTAATGCTCTAGCGGCTGACATAGATAAAATCCACTTTCTAATTCCAGGTGGCGCTGGTGGTGGTTGGGATATGACTGCTCGTGGCACCGGTGACGTACTAGTGAAAGAAGATTTGGTAGAAAATGTTTCGTTCCAAAACTTGTCTGGTGGCGGCGGTGGTAAGGCAATTGCGCACCTAATCGAAACCGCTGAGCGTCAAGAAGACACGCTCATGGTTAACTCAACGCCTATCGTGGTCCGCTCACTGACCGGCGTTTTCCCTCAATCTTTCCGTGATCTAACCCCTGTTGCGGCAACCATTGCTGATTATGGCGCTATCGTAACGTCTCCTGACTCTCCATACAAAACTTGGGAAGATGTAGTCAAAGCATTTGGTGAAAATCCTCGTGACGTTAAAGTTGCTGGCGGTTCTGCACGCGGAAGCATGGACCACCTAGTTGTCGCTGCAGCATTTAAAGGCGAAGGCTTTGACGCTCGTAAAGTACGTTACATCGCCTATGATGCCGGCGGTAAAGCAATGGCAGCACTTCTTTCAGGTGAAACCCCTCTCCTATCTACGGGTCTTGGTGAAGTACTAGAAATGTCGAAAGCGGGTCAAGTTAAAGTACTTGCGGTTACAGCACCTAAACGCCTTGATGCGGCGCCAGATATTCCAACGCTAACGGAATATGGTAACGAAACGGTCTTTGCTAACTGGCGTGGCTTCTTCGCTGCACCTGGTGTTAGCCAAGATAAAATCAATGAGTGGAACGCGGCATTTACCAAAATGTACAACACAGACCAATGGCAAGTGGTTCGCGACCGTAACGGCTGGATCGACAACTACAAAGCAGATAAAGAGTTCTTTGCTTTCCTAGAAGACCAAGAAAAACAGATGGGTAACCTAATGCGTGAGCTGGGTTTCCTAAAGTAA
- a CDS encoding methyl-accepting chemotaxis protein: protein MLRNLSVKQKITFPIIAIIALFATSSIINVLTSKQQGELTYQLNQVVVPTLFNIEDAYRDLYQATSAVQGIALAGNNQEAIEFNHFEYKDNAYKAIPRMKSAQLVVDENVLPASMTKDIDQLVIAANQWLASYEAMLAKPQSQWASTYQANKDLFEEQFVAVREQLNVVKDQIEAERNILQDEIKAAATKAEVALQTGTVIVILLSLITCWVLINSIVKPLVNIQRAMQEIASGDGDLNQTITSEANDEIGKLAESFNQFVGKIRSTIQQVVSTNNAVKNELSNLVAMSHGIADQTNQQRQESELVSTAVNEMQATSQVVSDNARDAAQASQSADIEVQTTNRVLDQTVDSIRTLAGEIDEASGVINHLSSDVGNIASVLDVIKGIAEQTNLLALNAAIEAARAGEQGRGFAVVADEVRSLASRTQQSTGEIQAMIEKLQQGAEQAVQVMNSSRNSSESTIDSAGQASQSLQTILNAISSMSDMNTHIASAAVQQNTVSEEVSENIVRIASNSAQVVESVQRAEHSIQGLNQQCDQLDRLVSQFKC, encoded by the coding sequence ATGCTGCGAAATTTATCTGTGAAACAAAAAATCACTTTCCCAATTATTGCGATTATCGCTCTATTTGCGACGAGTTCGATTATCAATGTTTTAACATCAAAACAGCAAGGAGAGCTGACATACCAACTCAATCAAGTTGTTGTCCCTACCCTATTTAATATTGAAGACGCTTACCGCGATTTATATCAAGCAACTTCTGCAGTACAAGGAATCGCACTAGCAGGAAACAATCAAGAAGCAATTGAATTTAACCACTTCGAATATAAAGACAACGCCTACAAAGCGATTCCTCGCATGAAATCAGCACAACTGGTTGTCGATGAAAATGTCCTGCCTGCCAGCATGACCAAAGACATTGATCAACTTGTCATCGCTGCCAATCAATGGCTAGCCAGCTATGAAGCGATGCTTGCCAAACCGCAAAGCCAATGGGCAAGCACCTATCAAGCTAACAAAGACCTGTTTGAAGAGCAGTTCGTTGCCGTGCGTGAGCAACTCAATGTAGTAAAAGATCAAATTGAAGCCGAGCGAAACATTCTTCAAGACGAAATCAAAGCCGCTGCAACAAAAGCAGAAGTCGCCCTGCAAACCGGCACTGTAATTGTGATCTTATTGTCTCTAATCACTTGTTGGGTACTGATTAACTCAATCGTCAAGCCACTGGTCAATATTCAACGCGCGATGCAAGAAATCGCATCCGGCGACGGTGATTTAAACCAAACCATCACTTCGGAAGCCAACGATGAAATTGGCAAACTAGCCGAAAGCTTTAACCAGTTTGTCGGTAAGATCCGCTCAACCATTCAACAAGTTGTTTCGACTAATAACGCGGTTAAAAACGAGCTTTCAAACCTAGTTGCTATGTCACACGGCATTGCCGACCAAACCAATCAGCAACGTCAGGAAAGCGAACTGGTTTCTACTGCGGTTAACGAAATGCAAGCCACCAGCCAAGTGGTCAGCGATAATGCCCGCGATGCAGCACAAGCAAGCCAAAGTGCTGACATCGAAGTACAAACAACCAACCGCGTACTCGATCAAACGGTTGATTCAATTCGAACTCTTGCGGGTGAAATTGATGAAGCAAGCGGCGTAATCAATCACCTATCTTCTGATGTCGGCAATATCGCCTCTGTACTTGATGTGATTAAAGGGATTGCGGAGCAAACAAACCTACTCGCGCTAAATGCAGCAATTGAAGCCGCACGCGCCGGTGAACAAGGTCGTGGATTTGCCGTTGTTGCTGATGAAGTTCGATCGCTAGCAAGTCGCACACAACAAAGTACGGGCGAAATCCAAGCAATGATCGAGAAGCTTCAACAAGGTGCTGAACAAGCAGTGCAAGTGATGAACTCGAGCCGTAATAGTAGCGAAAGTACAATCGATTCAGCCGGACAAGCGAGCCAGTCACTACAAACAATCCTGAACGCGATTTCAAGCATGAGTGATATGAATACCCATATCGCCTCAGCAGCCGTTCAGCAAAACACGGTCAGTGAAGAAGTATCAGAAAACATCGTACGTATCGCGAGTAATAGTGCTCAGGTGGTGGAAAGTGTCCAACGCGCTGAGCACAGTATTCAAGGTCTAAATCAGCAATGTGATCAACTTGATAGATTAGTTTCTCAGTTCAAATGCTAA
- the queE gene encoding 7-carboxy-7-deazaguanine synthase QueE, translated as MYKLNEMFQTIQGEGSFTGVPSVFIRLQLCRVGCAWCDTKQTWQIDLDDQTDVSHILSKTVESPKWCSISAQELVELYRQKYTAKHIVITGGEPCEYDLLPLTQAFEAIGCQCQIETSGTSPVSVTADTWVTVSPKIAMKGRLPVLDSALARANEIKHPVGTGKDIEQLDQLLAGVQLKSDAIIALQPISQKPRATQLCIDTCIERNWRLSIQTHKYLNIA; from the coding sequence TTGTATAAATTGAATGAAATGTTCCAAACCATACAAGGTGAAGGAAGTTTTACTGGCGTACCATCGGTTTTTATTCGCCTGCAGTTATGTCGAGTAGGATGTGCATGGTGTGACACGAAGCAAACTTGGCAGATTGACTTGGACGATCAAACGGACGTTTCACACATTCTGTCCAAAACGGTAGAGTCACCAAAGTGGTGTTCGATTTCTGCACAGGAATTGGTCGAACTTTATCGTCAAAAATATACAGCTAAACATATTGTTATTACCGGTGGTGAGCCGTGTGAATATGATTTATTGCCTCTTACCCAAGCTTTTGAAGCAATAGGTTGTCAATGCCAGATCGAAACAAGTGGTACATCACCAGTATCCGTAACAGCTGACACGTGGGTCACCGTATCGCCTAAGATCGCAATGAAAGGGCGCCTGCCTGTTCTGGACAGTGCGTTAGCGAGAGCCAATGAGATTAAGCATCCGGTTGGCACAGGCAAGGATATTGAGCAATTGGATCAATTGCTTGCTGGGGTTCAATTAAAATCCGATGCGATCATTGCGTTACAGCCTATCAGCCAAAAACCTCGTGCAACTCAATTGTGTATTGATACTTGTATTGAGCGAAACTGGCGCCTTTCTATTCAAACTCATAAATATCTTAATATCGCTTAA
- a CDS encoding GNAT family N-acetyltransferase translates to MIAIRAANTADLEQLNELMYQLHHEHHLQDPHNFKTAEEIEQEKSIARYIDNPECLVFVASDAEQLVGFITGNFCELISSVSKPVQMGSVDELYVLPNWRQKKVAKQLYQVLETRFTEYGVKQVFVEVWHFNQQACAFYDDSGFKHHIHWLRKQL, encoded by the coding sequence GTGATCGCCATTCGCGCAGCAAACACCGCAGATTTAGAGCAATTAAATGAGTTGATGTACCAGCTGCATCATGAGCACCACTTACAAGACCCTCACAACTTCAAAACCGCGGAAGAGATCGAACAAGAAAAAAGTATCGCTCGTTATATCGATAATCCAGAATGTTTGGTTTTTGTCGCTAGTGATGCAGAGCAATTGGTCGGTTTTATTACCGGTAATTTTTGTGAACTTATCTCATCGGTCAGTAAACCAGTGCAAATGGGAAGTGTCGATGAACTGTACGTTTTACCCAACTGGCGACAAAAAAAAGTAGCAAAGCAGCTTTACCAGGTTTTAGAGACACGTTTTACTGAATATGGCGTTAAGCAGGTCTTTGTTGAGGTTTGGCACTTTAACCAACAAGCCTGCGCTTTTTACGATGATTCAGGATTTAAACATCATATTCACTGGCTTAGAAAACAACTTTAA
- a CDS encoding bifunctional NUDIX hydrolase/phosphatase PAP2 family protein, producing the protein MDTILRNSLLSVFLLLTLFTAMPSLASDNFKGAVCLIRSDSHLVMVKEVLTDKWSLPAGTIEAGEPPQQAAQREVWEETGLVVSVGKELWRGESAIFFDCVSDSDLIAFAQQDKDGGYELPIWFAPDYGIEVARAHLIDAKTVLAEDYRYPNQWQSIVDGYLGATSQKVSFVESLAQAAPRFNQLELPWIAKLQSYLLYSDNPLVDMMSSLVLVGLWFTSPWWLLLLPLCYAQFGRDFTLKLMFTLAFGALVVQMGKLGFQLPRPFVYQPNLNLAEQIGYGLPSLSLTLWTIAIAMISSQLDLRGWNRFYTCSAIGLLWLVAALFYSASTFLVDCIIGVLFGWLCAWHMSRLETTIGPQSNELFISKGVWIVLLFASSAIAFIWQTPALLGLALVVFATLICVLVLKLPKLISAKSAVLLTGCLAIITFGFAYLHSLVNSSNFDSLLVYVSLLPVLVIVSFVFIKITGIKITGEKKPSRS; encoded by the coding sequence ATGGATACAATTTTGCGTAACTCGCTATTGAGTGTTTTTTTGCTACTCACCTTATTTACTGCCATGCCCAGCCTTGCGAGTGATAACTTCAAAGGCGCAGTCTGTTTGATTCGTTCCGACAGTCACTTGGTGATGGTTAAAGAGGTTCTCACTGATAAATGGTCTCTACCCGCTGGTACGATTGAGGCTGGAGAACCGCCTCAACAAGCTGCTCAACGAGAAGTTTGGGAAGAAACCGGATTGGTGGTGAGTGTCGGAAAGGAATTGTGGCGAGGGGAGAGTGCAATCTTCTTTGATTGTGTTTCTGACTCAGATTTAATTGCTTTTGCTCAACAAGACAAAGATGGTGGTTATGAATTGCCAATTTGGTTTGCTCCTGACTATGGTATAGAAGTCGCTCGTGCTCATCTTATTGATGCTAAGACTGTTTTAGCTGAGGACTATCGTTATCCTAATCAGTGGCAATCAATTGTTGATGGTTATCTAGGTGCGACAAGTCAAAAAGTGAGCTTTGTCGAGTCTCTTGCACAGGCTGCGCCACGGTTTAACCAACTTGAGTTGCCTTGGATTGCAAAGTTACAGTCATACTTACTTTACAGTGACAACCCACTGGTCGACATGATGAGCTCTTTGGTCTTGGTTGGTCTATGGTTTACGTCACCTTGGTGGCTGCTGCTGTTGCCACTTTGCTACGCCCAGTTTGGTCGCGATTTTACCTTGAAGTTGATGTTTACTTTAGCATTTGGCGCACTCGTGGTGCAGATGGGTAAATTGGGCTTTCAACTACCGCGTCCATTTGTCTACCAGCCTAACTTAAACTTGGCAGAACAAATTGGTTACGGCTTACCAAGCTTGTCATTGACGCTGTGGACGATTGCTATCGCGATGATCAGCAGCCAGCTCGATCTGAGAGGGTGGAACCGCTTCTATACTTGCAGTGCGATTGGTCTGCTTTGGCTGGTAGCCGCACTATTTTATAGCGCGAGTACGTTCTTAGTGGACTGTATTATTGGGGTACTCTTTGGCTGGCTTTGTGCTTGGCACATGTCACGTTTGGAAACCACCATTGGTCCACAAAGTAACGAATTGTTTATTAGCAAAGGGGTGTGGATAGTGCTTTTATTTGCTTCGTCAGCGATTGCATTTATTTGGCAAACTCCGGCGCTTTTAGGGCTCGCTTTAGTCGTTTTTGCGACGCTTATATGTGTGCTCGTCTTGAAATTGCCGAAATTAATTTCGGCTAAAAGCGCAGTGTTACTCACTGGCTGTTTGGCGATAATAACCTTTGGTTTTGCTTATCTACATAGCTTGGTAAACAGTAGCAATTTTGACTCGTTGCTTGTCTATGTTTCTTTATTGCCTGTGCTGGTTATCGTTAGTTTTGTTTTTATCAAAATAACGGGTATCAAAATAACAGGCGAAAAAAAACCTAGCCGAAGCTAG